The DNA sequence CCTCTACTTCTGTACTCGCATATTCGGAAGTCTAAAATATAAGTTGTATTGTGAACTCAAAAATTGTACAAGTATATGTTCGAATGAGCTATAAGTAAAGAAAGACATTGCAACGGATAAAAATAGAGGTGCCTCACATAATTCTTAACAATGTatacatatattttcatttattcATTCATTCCGTAAAAGCTATAAGTTCATATTGATTGCATCAGCACTAGATTTTGGATTGGGGTGCCAAAATTCCTCCCAATTTTTTGTTTCCCTAACCCTGATCATGAGGCTAGGATGTAGAGTTGGGGAAAAAAATATGATGATGTAGTTAGGATATGAAGCACCGGATATAGGGATGTGGTAAAAAGGTAAAAGGTCTATCAAAAAGAATACAAGGAGAAAAGTACTTGACCGAAGGAAATAAGGGAGGAAATAATAAGTTGAAACTGGtcatgtattaaaaaaaaataagggaccgtattctttgctagttggtacgtatttgaatacaattgtttagtagagactcatAATATTATTTTAGGATGTACTCTAGGTGcctattgtaataaggggtttcGGCTCAATGTCTCTCCCCTTATATTCGacggtttcattaattaaggcttgaGGACACGACAGCCGCACCAgccatttattaaaaaaaaaaaaataacaataataaggGAGGAAATATAGTATCTAGCTTTACTTGTAATTATTTTTAGGAAATGATGAGTTGCGAACTTGTATGTATAAGGGAGAAAAAAATCAATGTCAATTTTTGGGTGCAGAACAACTTGGCATAACCTATAAAATTGGAATTGCAACTGTGCAAGTCAGCAAAACATTGATTATTGCTCTTATTACTGTACAGTAAAAAAGTCGGTAGTTTAACACAAAGAAAAAGATTGGTTTGCGAACTGAGGAAAAAGTGGGGTGCTGGATTTGTCAATTGGGTATTACAAAAAAGTCAATGAGGAATCATGAAACATAGACCAAACATTGTCACTTTTCAGCAAACACATGTTGATGGACTCATAGTCGGTAGTTCCTACCCCTGTTATGGTACGCCTAAATtaagatttgaaattttgaccatcaATTAAAATTTCAACAAATTAATTTCGGTAAAATATCAGTttaattttgaagaaatttgaaTCTTTGACAAGAACCAATCATATCCAACGAGCAGTCCATCCAACAAATatcattgaaaataaaaaagggagTGAAATTTACATATCATCTTTTACAATTCACACTccatgtttatttttttattatctcAACATTATATTTTTACAATCTACACTATATAAGAATAAAATTTAAGAtgataaaagaagaaaacatgAAGTGTTGATTAAAAAATTTCACTCCCAATAGAAACCTTATTGTCATCAAATTGCTAACTAAAGTTTGACCTTTGTGGTTTACATACCAAGCCCACAAATTTGTGTTTGATGGGAAAGACAACCCAAATCCATTAAATTCCCAACAGGGATTGCTTTGTCGTGGCAAAGTCTGGCCCAATTCATCTATCAAATCATCTATTGCTGGCCTAACCCAATCTTGGGtatatttttcttgatttccgtgtgcagaaagaagaaaaatcctGATCTCAAACATGTGGTAATGTGGCACCCTTTTGGCTAATGCCCCTTATCCACTAGATGTCGTGGTAGTCATTGCCAATCATCAAAAAATATACACCATAACACAAAAAAAACACTATCATTTCCAAGAATTCCAGATACAATGGCTGCCTCTACTCTATCTTCTGCTACCACTTCACAGGTAAAACCAAACTCAGTCTCATATGATAAATGTTTAGTGTTGGTTTATATAGTGGAGCTAGAATTATGGATGCtatgtgtttgatttgtttcagCTATGCTCCAGCAAGAGTGCTATGTTCTCTTCAGCACAGGCCCTGTCTGTGATGCCCAGGAGGACCCAGATGATGGGAAAGGGAAAGGGAATGAGAATCACATGCCAGGCAGCAATTCCAGCTGATAATGTCCCTGACATGGGTAAGAGGAAGCTTATGAATTTACTTCTTCTGGGTGCTATCTCACTTCCCTCTGGTTTCATGCTGGTTCCCTATGCTACTTTCTTTGCTCCACCTGGGTGAGTTTGAATCATTGGTTCCTTTGTATACCCTTTCATTTCTGTTTCAGTTCTTTGCTTTTTCATTGGAATCTACACGTATGCTTGATTAGTATGTGCTTTTGTGGTTAACTGTGATTGGATTACATGTTGAATACCTTAAACCAAATGTTAGAAAGATTCCAAATTGAACAAGCTAGTGACACGTTGTTGGATGATAACCAAGGATTATTTTTTATGGTTCTAATTTCTGAACAATATCATGCTCACACTAGGATGTTGGAATTGAATAGATTGTCATTTTATCATTAGCTCTTTAACACTCTTAACTGGGGAACAATTATAGCTCTGGTGCTGGAAGTGGTGGTCAAGTTGCCAAGGATGCTCTCGGAAACGATGTAATTGCATCAGAATGGCTTAAGACCCATGGCCCTGGTGACAAGACTCTCACACAAGGATTGAAGGTACTGATAAATCTTACTACTATTTCAATCGGAAAGTTCAAGTCTCATTTTGCAATTCAGTGACTGCAATTTGGCTTGATATTATACACAAACATCAGGTTGAGAACTGAGGAAGTATGCAGTTTTAGAATGTAACTTGGATATCTTGTTTGCTTTTCAGGGTGATCCTACCTACCTTGTTGTGGAGAAAGACAGAACTCTTGCCACATATGGAATCAATGCTGTATGCACTCACCTTGGTTGTGTCGTGCCATTCAACACCGCCGAGAACAAGTTCATCTGCCCATGCCATGGATCCCAGTACAATGACCAAGGAAGGGTTGTCAGGGGACCTGCACCTTTGGTCAGTTCGCTTACACTTTTCTCAACTCTTACCAATTTACATACTTCATCTCGATGATACAGTAACCAAGAATTGATGTTCTTTCTGTAACTAATAAAATCTGTAATCTGACTTCTTGTAACAGTCTCTGGCTTTGGCTCATGCTGATATTGATGAAGGCAAGGTAATATTTGTTCCTTGGGTCGAAACCGATTTCAGAACCGGTGAGGATCCATGGTGGGCTTAAATCACAATCCATCTCTCTCGTATCATATCTGTAATTTGAAAGGTTTCACTTTATTCTGCCATCATTCGCAGACATTAATCTCTGTATCATATAAGGTTCACCCTTTGTTCATTCGAAAGCATATAATATGCAAGGAGAGGACCTAATTTTTTGAATGTAGCATAATTTCTAATTTGCTTCCGTCTAAGTAATACCACACACACCAACTATTATCCTGACTTTTTAGTCCCCTTACCGTCGATAATATTCCCAGGTAGGGCTCGGGCAGGTGTCAGTGTTGAGCATCTTGCCAGTTGTTACCTATTACTGTCAAATGCTTCATCATGTTTGTTTACCTCAACACATTTTTTTACAACGCAAAACGGTTCAAGGTTAGAACAACTTCATCAAATTCATCCTACCTCAGCAATTAAAACAATGTATTACATTATACAGATAATACATACATTTACAGATTACCATACACATTCAACCAGTAAATCAGCTCCTTCATTGATCTACTGCCATGCTAGGATCGACAACACTTCCATCTTTGTGGCTCGGCCCGCAAATCTCAACATATACACCCCACTGTGGCTCATATAAGGACTCCCACTTGAGTTGATCCGGTTCAGTGACTCAGTGTAACTCGTTCCGCCAATGGACTAGGTTTAAGTCGAAAACACACCAAGGCAAACCTTCTAGGCTCAACAATTTCAAACCTCGGATCAGAATTTACAAACCCCTGGAAAATTACATCAGACCTATTGTGACTCTGAAGATGGCAGTGTCATAGCTACATAACGTACACTAGCCATAAACGAAgtgatttgattatttgaatctCCAACCGGTACCTGTTTGCCAATCCTTGTTGTTCATCACCGAGTCGGACAAAAGTAATTCCGGGTTCTTGCTCAGTGCACTCACCAACAAATTGGGTCGCTTGATCCACAAGCAACAACATCCAGGTTATCGATTCCATTTTAGGcaggtgtattgtatttggatttgtgcagactttttttaaatgacagactttttgaaaagtacacactctttaaaaagttgatagactgttatggatttcttaaaaccattgattttagcaacagacttttattgatttatgaaaatctatatattttattatgaatgacttctacagatttcctaggatgtacaaaataaaaaaaaacaaaaacaaaaataaataaaacaaatgtagcctaaacacaaaacaaaataataacttgttgtctcttcaatacTCCAATATCTTCTAacagaaattgactcaaataaatgattgttaatatgtctagcgagtttgttctcattcctaatctcccaacaacataaatatacaatatagatcacttgatgtttatggttaattattctcatcaattttgttttcaccgattaacatatattgtagcaatattggtcaatgtcttgatctataatcaatcaattgaaattcaattgttcaacctttttttgaaccataatataaattcaaattaatgagaataattaattaataagataaaatttagtatggttcaaggtcttagggttataccacaatatttgagttttaaggtttcataaatcatttttattgctattaggggaagtatcacaattgaaaaaaaaacaaaacaaaacaaaaatcacattcaacaactacaatgaacatgtcgggtatcaaaaaaggttgacATTATAAaatattagagaaaagacaaaaaaataaagaaagagagatgatgaaggacaaacttcttcgtgcgtagagaaAAGAACTttgataaactttttttttttttaagaggaaactttgatagactttttgaaatctttggtctaaaggctggaaaattattggagtttggtatgtatagataacactacaaagtccataattatctatgattttctaattccataagtatgaatgatattttgaatacctctgtacttttcttcatttttaaaagtcctaattgaatacccctagattttggtggaatttatgaagtctttaaaaatcctaattgaatacctcaagactttcatagactgttaaaagtctatattgaatacatccagacttttaaattccatagatttctttaaaggttccactaattccatatacaatacacccccccttAATAGAGCATGATGTCAAATTTAATTGGATTACCCTGGTAAATGAATGTTTACAACAAAAAATCCCTAATTCgcattaaaaaacaaaacatcCCTAATAAATCATCCTAAAGCTGTGTTAAATGAATGTAGTGTTTCATGTAATAATTCATTTTAAGCCCAACTTATATGTAACTattagagtgtgtttggatgagggaaaaaatgatggaatttaattaaaagtgtggatttcataattcctacaaGCTAATTCCCTCGTTTGGTATTATcatattggaaattttaaattggggaaattactggtcactccctgtacttttagggcgtcgacagttcagtccctgctatcctaATTTCGAAAGGTTACTCCTCagactttcaaatctcacacaatttggtcgaaaatgactattttgcccctgacttcttctttttattttttatttttctctcctctcccctcctttcttctaaaattcataattaattcatacaaactcctaTTTTTACGTTCCATAtgtgtacgagatcgtatcgatgagctctacaacttttatgaaggaagtttttccaaattttgtatgtataaacagtcaattttcacgaccccctccccccccccccaaccacaaaataacacacacacacaacccaagaaatatcaaatatttgaattattaatATTGagactatttcataagtagttgtAAGAGAAATTCGGTTCCGtatcgattttattttcgaaacgaacgttatttagggggggtcgtgaaaagtgactttttatacatacaaaatttggaaaaactttcttcataaaaattgtagagattatcgatacgatctcgtacatatatggaacacaaatatcggagttcgtatgaattaattatgaattttagaagaaaggagattttcgaaacgaacgttatttaggggtggtagtgaaaatgactttttatacatacaaaatttggaacaaatttcttcatgaaagttgtagagctcgttgatacaatcttgtgcatatatggaacgcaaaaattagagtttgtatgaattaattatgaattttagaagaaagtggattttcgaaacgaatgttatttggagcggtcgtgaaaattgactttttatacaaacaaaatttggaaaaactttcttcataaaagttgtggagctcattgatacgatctcgtacatatatggaacgtaaatatcggagttcgtatgaattaattatgaattttagaagaaaggaggggaaaggagagaaaaataaaaaacaaaaagtggaagggaggggcaaaatagtcattttggaccaaattgtgtgagatttgaaagtctgaggagtaacttgtcgaaattaggatagtagggactgaactgtcgacaccctaaaagtacagggagtaaccagtaatttccccttttaaatttctctgtgaaAAAAAACGAAAGAATTCATCATTTAAATTTTCCACTTCAATATCTGCCAAAGgaggtgtcatttacgaattcctttgtagtattcaattttcatttctaaAACAaggcatttttatttttatttttttatttattttaaactttcttaatttattacacatttcaaatcctaaatggatacaaccaaacaacagaaattgcaattaatggaattttagattgatgaagttaaacattccatcatttataaatttcgtaattttctcatccaaacgcaccgttAGAGAAAACTCACCTCATCAAGGTAACGGACCGGAATTTGAGCATGTGAACAGTACATGATGGATTCGTGTCCTAATGTGAAACTGATGAGTGAGCAATACGCGCCGTGACGGCAGAGTCAACGCCTCTAAAATGTGAACGCCGAATGGTCCTCTTTCCTCCTTGTCTTCTTCTATGGCAAGCCAACTGGTTGGTCATCGATTAACGTCGTATAAAATTCAAACCGCATCAAACAATAATCAATTCCCTATCTTTTCTCCTTCATCGAGATTTTCCCGGGAAAGAAAATAGTTCCCGATTTGGAGTCCCATTCCTCAATCCTCACGGCTCTGCGCAATACATTCATGAATGTAATTACATAACAAGTTTGAAATAAACTGCAAAAACAAAGGAATAGATCAAGCAGAGTTAGAATTCTCCTACACTGCCACTGGTTTTACATACATAACTGGCGGCTTCAAAGCAAAAAGCTTGgacttttcattttctttttttcttttatggaaaGCGTGGTTTGCGACTGGGCCATTTAGGATATACCAGCAGATTCAGATTCCCATAAAAGCTTGGAAGATTcaaccccaaaaggcaaaagtCTCTCTTCTCAATCCACACATATCCAATCCATCCTACCCTGTTCTAACTGTAAGTAATTTCTGTCCGGCCCTTCATTCGTAGAGCTTCAATCTTTCATAGTCTATCTGTTTGATAACGTTGTATCCACATGTGGTGTCCGTCTCTTGTTTGTGCACATGTCACAGAGGTGAGGGAAAGTCAAATCATTGATGGGGtttttgattttattatttttgttgctTCCTGAACCAAAAAGATTGAAAATTTAGGTGCAGAGGAATCCACAATGCAATTTATACGCTGATTTATAAATTGGGTTGGGAGAATATTAACTTCTCTAGGTAAAGTGGTAAACCTAAACTCATTCTGCCTGTCAAAACCACTGCATAACGTTTTCGTGGCCTTGCAAGATTGGATTTGAAGAGCAATATTACTTTAATCATAATCATTGATGAATCTGGGGTTGACTATGATAGTTTGTTTATGTTAGGCTCACACTGGAATTTGATGTCAGAGTCTTGTTTTAATACTAATCAATCTCAGCAGAGACTTTAAAGCCAAATAATCACATATGGTATCTTTGAAGAGATTCTATTTAATTTAAACTAGTTGTTGATAAATGATTTCAACAGGTCTCCTCTTGTATACGTGATTGTGCTTAACTTGCTTAAACTTGTAGGGAGCTGGTTGAAATCGGAAGCAAGAGTTCATGGCTGACCTTGATGATAATGGACAGCCACAGATTCAGGTTTGTGAACTCTCTGCGGTCCTCGAACTAGAATGAAGTTGCTTTTAGGGTAGCTCACTAGCTCTATTTGTTTATCAAGAAGTTTCTGATATGCATTTGTTATGATTATCAAAGGGGAGGTTTGCTGCAATGGTAGTCTGTTGGCTTCTGGGAAATGGGTGCCTCTTTTCATGGAACAGTATGCTTACAATCGAAGATTACTATGTTGCCTTGTTCCCGGTAACTTTTGTATCCTATTATTGAATTTTTGTTCCCAGTACTTCTGTAATGTTATGTCTTTGATTAGTTCAGGATTATCCGAACAATATGATTAAGTCCTGTTTCCTCTGCTACAGAGATATCATCCGGCGAGGGTCCTCACTCTTGTGTATCAGCCGTTTGCGCTTTTTACACTCATAGCATTGTCATATAATgaagcaaagatcaatactagGAAGCGGAATTTATTTGGATATACCTTATTTTTCCTAAGTACTCTTTTGGTGCTAGTGGTAAGTACTATTGGTTTTGGGTGATATAGATCATTGATGCGAGTGGATGTAATCAACCCTCTAAACCTCTTCATTCTGTCATATTTAGTTGGATTTAGCTACATCCGGAAAAGGAGGTATTGGAACTTACATCGGAATCTGTGCCATTAGTGGTGCTTTTGGAGTTGCAGATGCTCACGTGCAAGGAGGAATGATTGGAGACCTGTCGTTCATGAAACCAGAATTCATCCAAGTCAGTACCGTTTGTGGCACAGTTGCATTTTTCTCTGTTCAGTTTCTGTTTTGCTTCACGTTTTCAAAAGTCTTTGTACCCGGTTGTAAATGTgtgattttttcttgttttgaacTGTTCAGTCTTTCCTTTGTGGCTTGGCTGCATCAGGGGCCCTAACCTCTGGACTGAGGCTACTTACAAAGGCAATATTTGAGAATTCCCAGAATGGTCTGCGCAAGGGAGCCAGTAGGTTCTTAATCCCTTAACTTCCATATTTGTTGTGCACGTATTAGTGTTTTCTATTGGGACAGTTAATGCAAGGTTAAATACTTTTTGTTTCAATGGATTTCATATATGTACATGGCCTTGCTTGCCATGTGGAATAAGTTAATGCTTGAATTGGATTGATGTCAATTCTTTTCAACATTAATTATTGTATTTTTAACTAGCATAAAGCACAATAGACTTCTTTTCAGCTTGGTTACTAAATACTGGTTATGTTCTTTCCACTGCAGTTATGTTCTTTTCCATCTCTACGTTCTTTGAGCTGCTATGTGTTTTTCTGTACGCTGTTGTCTTTCCGAAGCTACCAATTGTGAAGTTCTACCGCTCCAAGGCAGCATCAGAAGGATCTAAAACTGTTTCGGCTGACCTTGCTGCTGGTGGCATCCAGACATTACCGGAAGGAGTATGTTTTTATTAATTAGTATGCTAGAAACAAATTTTCCAAGTAGTATTCACGATAGTGAAACACTACAATTTTATGCAGGATGCAGA is a window from the Rosa chinensis cultivar Old Blush chromosome 2, RchiOBHm-V2, whole genome shotgun sequence genome containing:
- the LOC112183729 gene encoding cytochrome b6-f complex iron-sulfur subunit, chloroplastic codes for the protein MAASTLSSATTSQLCSSKSAMFSSAQALSVMPRRTQMMGKGKGMRITCQAAIPADNVPDMGKRKLMNLLLLGAISLPSGFMLVPYATFFAPPGSGAGSGGQVAKDALGNDVIASEWLKTHGPGDKTLTQGLKGDPTYLVVEKDRTLATYGINAVCTHLGCVVPFNTAENKFICPCHGSQYNDQGRVVRGPAPLSLALAHADIDEGKVIFVPWVETDFRTGEDPWWA
- the LOC112184859 gene encoding equilibrative nucleotide transporter 3, giving the protein MADLDDNGQPQIQGRFAAMVVCWLLGNGCLFSWNSMLTIEDYYVALFPRYHPARVLTLVYQPFALFTLIALSYNEAKINTRKRNLFGYTLFFLSTLLVLVLDLATSGKGGIGTYIGICAISGAFGVADAHVQGGMIGDLSFMKPEFIQSFLCGLAASGALTSGLRLLTKAIFENSQNGLRKGAIMFFSISTFFELLCVFLYAVVFPKLPIVKFYRSKAASEGSKTVSADLAAGGIQTLPEGDAEDPTKMQRLGNKQLLAQNVDYAIDMFLIYVLTLSIFPGFLSEDTGSHSLGTWYALVLIAMYNVWDLIGRYVPCLDCLKLESRKWLMVVIVARFLLVPAFYFTAKYGDQGWMIMLTSFLGLTNGYLTVCVLTTAPKGYKGPEQNALGNLLVVFLVLGIFAGVTLDWLWLIGKGW